A single Mangrovimonas sp. YM274 DNA region contains:
- a CDS encoding GntR family transcriptional regulator — MSLISVKDHIGIPKYKQIVSSVEDALAAGLLKKGDRLPSINSVRNKFDLSRDTVMMAFNELKRRGIVESVSGKGYYIKSENINVSQKVFLLFDELNAFKEDLYNAFVNNLDEGIQVEIFFHHFSYEVFSKLIQDSLGSYHYYVIMPANLKGTEDVINILPDDKVYILDQLPKELRSYPSIHQNFEKDIFDSLMEAKELLQKYHKLVLLYSETKQPKGMLKGFQEFAEVAEIACEVIQTFEDRVIEKGAVYLVLDDQHLIVLIKKLKELQMEVGKDVGVISYNETLLKEIVEGGITTISTDFKEMGKRLAEMIVNNEKGNIENTRRVIIRNSL, encoded by the coding sequence ATGAGTTTGATATCAGTAAAAGATCATATTGGAATTCCTAAGTACAAACAGATAGTGTCTTCGGTAGAAGATGCTTTGGCAGCGGGTCTTTTGAAGAAAGGCGACCGTTTGCCATCCATAAATAGCGTGCGAAATAAGTTCGATTTATCTCGCGACACGGTGATGATGGCCTTCAACGAATTGAAGCGAAGAGGCATTGTGGAGTCGGTGTCGGGGAAGGGCTATTACATCAAGAGTGAAAACATCAACGTGTCCCAAAAAGTGTTTTTGCTTTTTGACGAGCTAAATGCTTTTAAGGAAGATTTGTACAATGCCTTTGTGAATAATCTTGATGAAGGGATTCAGGTGGAAATTTTCTTTCACCATTTCAGTTATGAGGTCTTTTCAAAATTGATTCAAGATAGTTTGGGTAGTTACCATTATTATGTCATCATGCCTGCAAATTTGAAGGGGACCGAGGATGTGATAAATATTTTGCCAGATGACAAGGTTTATATTTTGGATCAATTACCAAAAGAATTACGGAGCTATCCTTCTATTCATCAGAATTTTGAAAAAGACATTTTTGATAGTTTGATGGAAGCAAAAGAGTTGCTCCAAAAGTATCACAAGTTGGTATTGCTTTATTCTGAAACCAAGCAGCCAAAAGGCATGTTGAAAGGCTTTCAAGAGTTTGCTGAAGTTGCTGAAATAGCCTGCGAAGTAATTCAAACTTTTGAGGATCGTGTGATTGAAAAGGGAGCCGTGTATTTGGTTCTGGATGATCAACATTTAATTGTACTCATCAAAAAACTGAAGGAGCTCCAAATGGAAGTGGGCAAAGATGTTGGAGTGATTTCTTATAATGAAACCTTACTTAAGGAGATTGTTGAGGGAGGCATTACAACCATTTCCACAGATTTTAAGGAAATGGGCAAACGTTTGGCGGAGATGATTGTTAATAACGAAAAAGGAAATATAGAGAATACTAGAAGAGTAATTATTAGGAATTCATTATAA
- a CDS encoding arabinogalactan endo-1,4-beta-galactosidase, which yields MINHTISILLALFISMTSCSSSDSNDDNTDDGIITPPENETFYYGADLSYVNEMEDCGALYKNSDGQTQDPFTIFKNAGTNLVRVRLWHNPTWTNYSNLEDVIITIQRAKSQGMDVLLDFHYSDTWADPSTQEIPAAWLDEIDNTTALGELVYNYTYNTLETLSNLNLLPEIVQIGNEINPMILQHGDLVWPIDWNRNSYLLNKGIAAVRAISEAKEKEIGVMLHIAQPENALWWFEQATQNGVTDFDWIGLSYYPIWSEYTLNNVSTPLNTLINTYNKRLMIVETAYPFTLTNADSANNILGEDALISGYPATQQGQLDYLNQLTTIIENAGGEGLIYWEPAWVSTNCSTLWGQGSHWDNATLFDHNNTATLGMQFYNH from the coding sequence ATGATAAACCACACAATCTCAATTCTACTAGCACTTTTCATATCTATGACGAGCTGCTCTTCAAGCGATTCAAACGATGATAACACCGACGATGGGATTATTACGCCTCCGGAAAACGAAACTTTTTACTATGGTGCCGATTTATCCTATGTAAATGAAATGGAAGATTGCGGCGCTCTTTATAAAAACAGTGATGGTCAAACTCAGGATCCCTTCACAATCTTTAAAAATGCAGGAACCAACTTGGTTAGGGTTCGACTTTGGCATAACCCAACCTGGACTAACTATTCTAATTTGGAAGATGTTATAATCACTATACAACGTGCAAAATCCCAGGGCATGGACGTGTTGCTGGATTTCCATTATTCCGATACTTGGGCAGACCCCTCAACACAAGAAATCCCTGCAGCTTGGTTGGATGAAATAGACAACACCACTGCTTTAGGTGAATTGGTTTACAACTACACCTACAATACACTTGAAACCTTATCCAACTTGAACTTACTCCCGGAAATTGTACAGATAGGCAACGAAATCAACCCTATGATTCTACAACATGGTGATTTAGTTTGGCCCATAGATTGGAATAGAAATTCCTATTTACTAAACAAAGGGATTGCTGCGGTAAGAGCAATTTCCGAGGCCAAAGAAAAAGAAATTGGCGTGATGCTCCACATAGCTCAACCAGAAAATGCCCTATGGTGGTTTGAACAGGCTACACAAAATGGCGTTACCGATTTCGACTGGATTGGATTGTCATATTACCCTATTTGGTCTGAGTACACACTTAACAATGTATCAACTCCATTGAACACCCTCATCAACACCTACAACAAACGCTTGATGATTGTTGAAACCGCCTATCCCTTTACTTTAACCAATGCCGATAGCGCCAACAATATTCTAGGCGAAGATGCCTTAATCTCTGGTTATCCCGCCACACAACAAGGCCAATTGGATTATCTCAATCAATTAACAACCATCATAGAAAATGCCGGTGGTGAAGGCCTCATTTATTGGGAACCAGCTTGGGTGTCTACCAACTGCTCAACATTATGGGGACAAGGCTCCCATTGGGATAACGCCACACTTTTTGACCATAACAATACAGCCACATTGGGCATGCAGTTTTACAATCATTAA
- a CDS encoding DUF4982 domain-containing protein has translation MKFSINYISLILIAIMFQTALNAQTREVITLRDGWKFSKGHHPEAVSPKYNDNSWEEVTVPHDWAIYGPFDKEIDKQVVAIEQNGETVATEKTGRTGALPYIGEAWYRTTFTLPSADQNKKVLIAFEGAMSEPEVFINGTKVGEWKYGYAYFYFDITEHISNSKTNTLAVKLSNKGLSSRWYPGAGLYRKVQIIVKDKQSIDHWGTYITTPMITDQIAKVNIKTKVSGEQLHLVTDILDANGTTVASNTSETLYGNEFDQNIALEYPNLWSPETPYLYTAVSKLYAGDVLKDEITTRFGVRSIQYNRNTGFSLNGEVTKFKGVCLHHDLGPLGAAVNTSALRRQLRILKDMGCNAIRSSHNMPSMEQLELCDEMGFMFLAESFDEWKKPKVENGYNLYFDDYAEKDVVNLVRATRNHPSIVMWSSGNEVPDQWGSEGVKRAKWLQDIFHREDPTRPVTVGMDQVKAVMENGFGAIMDIPGLNYRVHLYEEAYETFPQGFILGSETASTVSSRGIYKFPVEIASMKTYSDFQSSSYDLEYCSWSNLPDDDFVLQDDKPWVIGEFVWTGFDYLGEPTPYDEAWPSRSSYFGINDLAGLPKDRYYLYRSRWNTEDETLHILPHWNWEGREGDITPVFVYTSYDSAELFLNGKSLGIQKKDSTTNQNRYRLMWKDVKYQPGTLKVVALDEHGNAAAEKEIKTAGKPYQLILEPDVKTIKADGEDIAFVTVSVVDKNGIPCPTATNQLDFKVKGNGTYRAACNGDATSLELFHLPTMKLFSGKLVVLVQSTTQAGDIELTVSGKGLKTGKLTLKSETP, from the coding sequence ATGAAATTCAGCATCAATTATATATCGCTCATCCTGATAGCAATTATGTTTCAAACCGCTCTTAACGCACAAACGAGAGAGGTTATCACCTTGAGAGACGGATGGAAATTCAGTAAAGGGCATCACCCTGAAGCTGTTTCCCCGAAGTACAATGACAATTCATGGGAAGAAGTTACCGTACCCCATGATTGGGCTATTTACGGTCCTTTTGATAAGGAAATCGACAAACAAGTAGTCGCTATTGAACAAAATGGCGAAACCGTAGCTACCGAAAAAACTGGACGCACAGGGGCGCTTCCCTATATTGGGGAAGCTTGGTACCGAACCACATTTACTCTTCCAAGTGCTGATCAAAACAAAAAAGTATTGATTGCCTTTGAAGGCGCCATGAGTGAACCGGAAGTCTTTATCAACGGAACGAAAGTAGGCGAATGGAAATACGGTTATGCATATTTTTATTTTGACATCACCGAACATATTTCCAATTCAAAAACTAATACGCTTGCTGTAAAACTCAGCAATAAGGGACTATCTTCCAGATGGTACCCTGGTGCCGGCTTATACCGAAAAGTTCAAATCATTGTAAAAGACAAACAAAGCATTGACCATTGGGGCACATACATTACAACTCCAATGATTACAGACCAAATAGCCAAAGTAAATATCAAAACAAAAGTTTCCGGAGAACAACTGCACTTGGTCACCGATATTTTGGACGCCAACGGAACCACCGTCGCCTCAAACACTTCCGAAACTTTATATGGCAATGAATTTGACCAAAATATCGCTCTGGAATACCCCAACTTATGGAGTCCTGAAACCCCATATTTATATACTGCCGTATCCAAATTATACGCCGGAGATGTTCTTAAAGATGAAATCACCACCCGATTTGGAGTGAGAAGCATCCAATACAATCGCAATACTGGATTTAGCTTAAATGGCGAAGTCACCAAATTTAAAGGCGTTTGTTTACACCATGATTTAGGGCCATTGGGAGCTGCCGTGAACACTTCCGCCTTAAGACGACAATTACGCATTTTAAAAGATATGGGATGCAACGCGATTAGGAGTTCACACAATATGCCTTCCATGGAACAATTGGAACTTTGCGACGAAATGGGTTTTATGTTTTTAGCAGAAAGTTTTGACGAATGGAAAAAACCAAAAGTGGAAAACGGCTATAATCTCTATTTTGATGACTATGCCGAAAAAGACGTGGTGAATTTAGTAAGAGCCACCAGGAACCATCCCTCAATCGTCATGTGGAGTTCTGGAAACGAAGTGCCGGACCAATGGGGTTCGGAGGGTGTAAAACGCGCCAAGTGGTTACAGGATATTTTTCATAGAGAAGACCCAACACGCCCTGTCACTGTAGGGATGGACCAAGTAAAAGCCGTTATGGAAAATGGCTTTGGAGCCATCATGGACATTCCTGGATTGAACTATCGTGTACACCTTTATGAAGAAGCTTACGAAACCTTTCCTCAAGGGTTTATTTTAGGATCTGAAACCGCTTCCACAGTGAGTTCACGTGGTATTTACAAATTCCCAGTAGAAATTGCCAGCATGAAAACCTACTCAGATTTTCAATCTTCTTCCTACGATTTGGAATATTGTAGCTGGTCCAATTTGCCTGACGACGATTTTGTACTTCAGGATGACAAGCCTTGGGTGATTGGAGAATTTGTATGGACCGGTTTTGACTATTTGGGAGAACCCACGCCCTACGATGAAGCCTGGCCTTCCCGCAGTTCGTATTTCGGTATTAATGATTTGGCCGGTTTACCCAAAGACCGTTACTATCTTTACAGAAGCAGATGGAACACCGAAGACGAAACGCTGCACATACTCCCTCACTGGAATTGGGAAGGGCGCGAAGGAGACATCACCCCCGTATTTGTGTATACGAGTTATGACAGCGCCGAATTGTTCCTAAACGGAAAAAGTCTTGGCATTCAAAAAAAGGATTCCACAACTAACCAAAACCGGTACCGTTTAATGTGGAAAGATGTCAAATACCAACCAGGCACCTTAAAAGTTGTAGCTCTTGACGAACATGGAAACGCTGCTGCGGAAAAAGAAATCAAAACGGCCGGCAAGCCTTATCAATTAATTTTAGAGCCCGATGTAAAAACCATCAAAGCCGACGGTGAGGACATCGCTTTTGTAACCGTATCTGTTGTGGACAAAAATGGCATTCCATGTCCTACGGCTACCAATCAATTGGATTTTAAAGTGAAAGGCAATGGTACTTATCGTGCCGCTTGTAATGGAGATGCTACTTCTCTTGAACTATTTCATTTACCAACCATGAAATTATTTAGTGGAAAATTGGTTGTTTTGGTACAATCCACAACCCAAGCTGGGGACATCGAATTAACGGTAAGTGGAAAAGGTCTAAAAACAGGAAAACTAACCTTGAAAAGCGAAACGCCTTAA
- a CDS encoding ABC transporter ATP-binding protein: MSTVLETKNINKYFRKPVLFHVLKDINMSIKKGEFTSIIGKSGCGKSTLLYILSTMDTEYEGELYLNNELVTGQHHNKLSYLRNKHIGFVFQFHYLLSEFSVLENVMLPAKKLGEKSLEEIEHDARNKLEILNIGHLADKRASRISGGEKQRVAIARALINNPSIILGDEPTGNLDSHNSENVFNVFKQLCDEQGLSLLIVTHDEDFAKKTDRIITMSDGVIIS, translated from the coding sequence ATGAGTACAGTTTTGGAGACAAAAAATATCAATAAATACTTTAGGAAGCCCGTGTTATTTCACGTGCTGAAGGATATCAATATGTCTATAAAGAAGGGGGAATTCACTTCTATTATCGGGAAATCTGGCTGTGGAAAGTCAACTTTGTTGTATATCCTATCAACTATGGATACGGAATATGAAGGAGAGCTTTATCTGAACAATGAATTGGTGACTGGACAACATCATAACAAGCTGTCCTACTTAAGAAATAAGCACATTGGCTTTGTATTTCAGTTTCATTATTTATTGTCTGAGTTTTCTGTTTTGGAAAATGTCATGTTGCCAGCAAAAAAATTAGGAGAGAAGTCTTTGGAGGAAATTGAGCATGATGCTAGAAACAAGTTGGAAATCCTCAATATAGGGCATTTGGCTGATAAAAGAGCTTCTAGAATTTCAGGGGGTGAAAAGCAGCGTGTGGCCATAGCTAGGGCTTTAATCAATAATCCGTCTATTATTTTAGGAGATGAGCCGACGGGGAATTTGGATAGTCACAATTCTGAAAATGTATTTAATGTGTTCAAGCAGCTTTGCGATGAACAAGGTCTGTCTCTTTTGATTGTTACCCATGATGAGGATTTTGCAAAAAAGACAGACCGAATTATCACTATGAGTGATGGTGTGATTATCTCTTAA
- a CDS encoding ABC transporter permease, protein MAINWKVILAIAKTHLLSKIKQTSVAALGVTFGIGAYITLVCFMTGLNKMLDGLILNQTPHIHIYSEIEPSKEQPIAAYETLENSFKVVHSIKPKQSQKKIHNALPIMAYINKDKRVKGAIPQIKSNIFYISGSIELGGNLRGVEPLEEARLFDFQNYVVKGSHEDLHKVDNGILLGSGIAEKMTLKLGDKIQVSTIKGDVFPLKIVGIYQSGLAEVDDIQSFATIKTVQRILGEAENYITDINVKLYNIEDAYSMAQEMENQFGLKAVDIKTANAQFETGTSIRNLITYAVSIALLIVAGFGIYNILNMFIYEKMNDIAILKATGFSGKDVQYIFMCQALIIGLVGGLLGLLVGFGLTSLIDTLPFETEALPTIKTFPVNFDPWFYVIGITFALVSTFFAGYLPSRKAKKIDPVKIIRGQ, encoded by the coding sequence ATGGCAATTAACTGGAAGGTCATATTGGCCATTGCGAAAACGCATCTGCTGAGTAAGATCAAACAGACTTCCGTGGCAGCACTTGGGGTGACTTTTGGCATTGGTGCCTATATTACTTTGGTCTGTTTTATGACAGGTTTGAATAAAATGTTGGATGGCTTGATTTTGAATCAAACTCCGCATATCCATATCTATAGTGAAATTGAGCCTTCTAAAGAACAGCCCATCGCAGCCTATGAAACTTTGGAGAATAGTTTTAAGGTAGTCCATTCCATAAAGCCGAAGCAAAGCCAAAAAAAGATTCACAACGCGTTGCCGATTATGGCCTATATCAACAAGGACAAGCGGGTGAAAGGTGCTATTCCGCAAATAAAATCCAATATATTTTATATTTCAGGGTCTATTGAGCTCGGTGGAAATTTGAGAGGTGTAGAACCTTTGGAGGAAGCACGTTTATTCGACTTTCAAAATTATGTGGTAAAGGGAAGTCACGAAGATTTGCACAAGGTAGATAATGGTATTTTATTGGGTTCTGGAATTGCTGAAAAGATGACTCTGAAACTGGGAGACAAAATCCAGGTCAGTACGATCAAAGGAGATGTATTCCCTTTGAAAATTGTTGGGATTTATCAAAGTGGTTTGGCTGAGGTGGACGACATTCAAAGTTTTGCTACTATTAAAACGGTGCAGCGTATTTTAGGCGAAGCCGAAAATTACATCACCGATATCAATGTGAAGCTCTACAATATTGAGGATGCTTATAGTATGGCTCAAGAAATGGAAAATCAATTTGGTTTAAAAGCGGTGGATATCAAAACGGCTAATGCCCAGTTTGAGACGGGTACCTCAATTCGAAATTTAATTACCTATGCGGTTTCCATTGCGCTCTTGATTGTGGCTGGTTTTGGGATTTATAATATCCTAAATATGTTTATTTATGAAAAGATGAATGACATCGCCATTTTAAAGGCGACTGGATTTTCTGGGAAGGATGTGCAATATATTTTTATGTGTCAGGCGTTGATTATTGGTCTGGTTGGTGGTTTGTTGGGGTTACTTGTTGGATTTGGGCTTACCAGTTTGATTGATACCCTGCCGTTTGAAACTGAAGCGCTCCCAACTATCAAGACGTTTCCTGTGAATTTCGATCCTTGGTTTTATGTCATCGGAATCACTTTCGCGTTAGTCTCTACCTTTTTTGCTGGTTATTTGCCATCTCGAAAGGCTAAAAAGATAGATCCTGTTAAAATAATTAGAGGTCAGTAA
- a CDS encoding efflux RND transporter periplasmic adaptor subunit, translating to MKAISFFLGACLLVSCGSDDEKTLPKKQDLTEAVYSSVVIQPDSLYEAYAIVSGILEDNLVEEGQKVSKGDKIIQITNNAPELNSRNAKLALDLAKDNYNGSAAVLLGIKEEIAAAQLKYKNDSINFFRQKNLWEQNIGSKLEYDTKELNYQLSKNNLQLLQSRYDRTKNELQTALKQAENNYKTSLINTTDFTIKSEINGMVYALYKNKGEIVTTMEPMASIGSADDFVIEMLVDEVDIVKIELGQKVIVSLDAYKGEVFEASVSKILPKKDLRNQTFTVEAEFDRLPKKLYSGLSGEANIIIREKEAVLTIPKSYLTDKGQVKTDNGLVAVKTGLENLESVEILEGIDADTAIYKPDGN from the coding sequence ATGAAAGCAATAAGTTTCTTTTTAGGTGCTTGCCTTCTGGTGTCTTGTGGGAGCGATGACGAAAAAACGCTTCCCAAAAAGCAAGATCTTACTGAGGCCGTGTACTCTTCTGTAGTCATTCAACCGGACAGCCTGTATGAGGCATATGCTATTGTTTCTGGTATTTTGGAAGACAATTTAGTGGAAGAAGGGCAGAAAGTTTCTAAGGGGGATAAAATCATTCAAATAACCAACAATGCGCCTGAGTTAAATTCTCGAAATGCGAAATTGGCTCTCGATTTGGCTAAAGACAACTACAATGGAAGTGCTGCCGTATTGCTGGGGATTAAAGAGGAAATTGCGGCTGCGCAATTGAAATATAAGAATGATTCCATTAATTTCTTCAGGCAAAAAAATCTTTGGGAACAGAACATTGGCTCAAAATTGGAGTATGATACCAAGGAACTCAATTACCAACTTTCAAAAAATAATTTGCAATTGCTACAAAGTAGGTATGATCGTACCAAAAATGAATTGCAAACAGCCCTAAAGCAAGCCGAAAATAATTATAAAACTTCCCTAATCAATACCACGGATTTCACCATTAAAAGTGAAATAAACGGCATGGTGTACGCACTTTATAAAAACAAGGGGGAGATTGTAACTACTATGGAGCCCATGGCTTCTATTGGGAGTGCCGATGATTTTGTGATTGAAATGTTGGTGGATGAGGTGGATATTGTAAAAATAGAATTGGGTCAAAAGGTCATTGTGAGTTTGGATGCCTATAAAGGTGAGGTTTTTGAGGCCAGCGTGTCCAAAATTTTGCCAAAAAAGGATTTGCGGAACCAAACATTTACAGTAGAAGCAGAATTTGATCGTTTACCTAAGAAGTTGTATTCCGGATTATCTGGAGAAGCCAATATTATCATTAGGGAAAAGGAAGCGGTGCTTACCATTCCAAAATCTTATTTGACAGATAAGGGACAAGTAAAAACGGATAACGGTCTGGTTGCTGTAAAAACAGGTTTGGAAAATCTTGAATCTGTGGAAATTTTGGAGGGCATAGATGCCGATACGGCAATATACAAACCAGATGGCAATTAA
- a CDS encoding dipeptidase — MENIQSYVDQHKDRFLSELIELLKIPSISADSAYKKDVLSTAEAVKTQLEAAGCDLVEICETNGYPIVYGEKIIDKNLPTVLVYGHYDVQPPDPLELWTSPPFEPVIKTTELHPEGAIFARGACDDKGQMYMHVKAMEFMTKTNQLPCNVKFMIEGEEEVGSENLGDFVKANHEKLKNDVILISDTGMIAKDVPSITTGLRGLSYVEVEVTGPNRDLHSGLYGGAVANPINVLTKMIASLHDDNKHITIPGFYDKVEELSKEERAQMAKAPFSLENYKKALDIDAVYGEEGYTTNERNSIRPTLDVNGIWGGYIGEGAKTVIASKAYAKISMRLVPNQDWQEVTDLFKTHFESIAPAGVKVKVTPHHGGQGYVTPIDSIGYQAASKAYSDTFGKTPIPQRSGGSIPIVSLFEQELKSKTILMGFGLDSDAIHSPNEHFGVWNYLKGIETIPLFYKYFTELSK, encoded by the coding sequence ATGGAAAACATTCAATCTTACGTGGATCAGCACAAGGACCGTTTTCTAAGCGAGCTCATCGAACTCCTTAAAATTCCGTCAATTAGCGCCGATTCAGCATACAAAAAAGACGTACTGAGCACTGCCGAGGCCGTTAAAACGCAATTGGAAGCAGCCGGTTGTGATTTAGTAGAAATTTGTGAGACCAATGGCTATCCTATTGTTTACGGAGAAAAAATAATTGATAAAAACTTGCCAACCGTACTTGTTTACGGTCACTACGACGTGCAACCACCAGATCCATTAGAGTTATGGACTTCCCCTCCTTTTGAGCCAGTTATTAAAACTACCGAGCTCCATCCAGAAGGTGCCATTTTTGCAAGAGGCGCTTGCGACGACAAAGGACAAATGTACATGCATGTGAAAGCCATGGAATTTATGACCAAGACCAATCAGTTGCCTTGTAATGTAAAATTCATGATTGAAGGTGAAGAGGAAGTTGGAAGTGAAAACCTAGGGGATTTTGTAAAGGCCAATCACGAAAAATTGAAAAATGACGTGATTTTAATTTCCGACACGGGAATGATTGCCAAAGATGTGCCTTCTATCACAACAGGACTTCGCGGTTTGAGTTATGTTGAAGTTGAAGTTACCGGTCCAAACAGAGATTTACACTCTGGTTTATATGGCGGTGCGGTGGCCAACCCCATCAACGTGCTTACCAAAATGATTGCCTCGCTTCATGACGACAACAAGCATATTACCATTCCAGGGTTTTATGACAAAGTTGAAGAACTGAGCAAAGAGGAACGTGCCCAAATGGCTAAAGCACCGTTTTCTTTGGAAAACTATAAAAAGGCATTGGACATCGATGCTGTTTATGGAGAAGAAGGCTACACTACCAATGAACGCAATTCCATCAGACCTACCCTTGACGTGAACGGAATTTGGGGCGGTTATATTGGTGAAGGTGCTAAAACGGTTATTGCCAGTAAAGCTTACGCTAAAATCTCCATGCGGTTGGTACCAAACCAAGACTGGCAAGAAGTCACAGACTTATTCAAAACGCATTTTGAAAGCATTGCTCCTGCTGGTGTAAAAGTAAAAGTGACACCACATCACGGTGGTCAAGGTTATGTTACGCCTATTGACAGCATTGGCTATCAAGCCGCCAGTAAAGCTTATAGCGACACCTTTGGAAAAACGCCAATTCCACAACGTAGTGGCGGAAGTATTCCTATTGTTTCCTTATTTGAACAGGAGCTGAAAAGCAAGACCATTTTGATGGGCTTTGGTTTAGACAGTGATGCCATCCACTCTCCTAACGAACATTTCGGCGTATGGAATTACCTAAAAGGTATTGAAACCATTCCGTTGTTCTACAAATACTTTACAGAACTTTCTAAATAA
- a CDS encoding M28 family peptidase — MNKLRLSVLGIALCTMVTFGQSETDIINQVNLDSLVLTVNEFSGEQSTVVYGNTVTILNRQQANNDTAADYLKQTFEQWDNLTVTDQAFNANGRNIVATQLGTTNPDNIYIICAHYDSVADYCADDNASGVATVLEIARILSSQCLDNTIVYALWDEEENGLQGSGYYANLASENDDNILGVLNIDMMGYDGNNDNHFDIDVRDFGNSLSMSDDIVALLSTYDFNLNENVVNPGTLASDHSRFWDEGYSAVLVGESWETNDQTPYYHSSLDRISTLNLPYYHELAKLIMAYMVSKGGLTGVDSGITQTESILTVNETGVTYQWYDCDTDMPIDGAVFQSFMPSEDGNYSVEVTNGDCVEFSECISFNTLGMDAFLESEVKVHPNPVLDFVNVEVVGEGATELNLYDISGKLVLNSQMKTNQSQISLKHLSKGIYLLEIHSGKKSGMYKIVKK; from the coding sequence ATGAATAAGTTGCGTTTAAGTGTGTTGGGGATAGCCTTATGCACTATGGTTACCTTTGGACAATCGGAAACTGATATTATCAATCAAGTTAATTTGGATTCCTTGGTTTTAACCGTCAATGAATTTTCAGGCGAACAGTCTACCGTGGTCTATGGAAACACCGTTACAATTCTTAATAGGCAGCAGGCAAACAACGATACGGCGGCCGATTATTTAAAGCAGACGTTTGAACAGTGGGATAACCTTACGGTTACGGACCAAGCCTTCAATGCCAATGGTAGAAACATTGTCGCCACTCAATTAGGTACAACCAACCCAGACAATATTTATATTATTTGTGCACATTACGATAGTGTGGCCGATTATTGTGCCGATGATAATGCTAGTGGTGTAGCAACCGTATTGGAAATTGCTAGGATTCTTTCTTCCCAATGTTTGGACAATACCATCGTATACGCCCTTTGGGATGAAGAGGAAAACGGGTTGCAGGGATCTGGCTATTATGCCAATTTAGCTTCGGAAAATGATGATAACATCTTGGGAGTTCTCAATATCGATATGATGGGTTATGATGGTAACAATGATAACCATTTCGACATTGATGTTCGGGATTTTGGAAACTCTTTAAGCATGTCTGATGATATTGTGGCATTGCTTAGTACGTATGATTTCAATTTAAATGAAAATGTAGTAAATCCAGGAACTTTGGCCAGTGATCACTCCAGGTTTTGGGATGAAGGCTATTCGGCAGTTTTGGTGGGAGAGTCTTGGGAAACTAATGATCAAACGCCTTATTACCATTCGTCTTTGGATAGAATATCGACATTGAATCTTCCCTATTACCATGAATTAGCAAAATTGATCATGGCCTATATGGTCTCCAAAGGAGGATTGACAGGAGTAGATTCTGGCATCACTCAAACAGAGTCCATATTAACGGTAAATGAAACAGGAGTAACTTATCAATGGTATGATTGTGATACGGATATGCCAATTGATGGCGCCGTATTTCAATCATTTATGCCTAGTGAAGATGGAAATTATTCCGTTGAAGTAACCAATGGGGATTGTGTTGAATTTAGTGAATGCATTTCATTTAATACGTTGGGAATGGATGCCTTTTTAGAGTCGGAAGTTAAAGTACATCCTAATCCTGTTCTAGATTTTGTAAATGTTGAGGTAGTTGGGGAAGGTGCAACCGAACTAAATCTTTATGATATTAGCGGGAAGTTGGTTTTGAATTCACAGATGAAAACCAATCAGTCCCAAATTAGTTTGAAACATCTCTCTAAAGGAATCTATCTATTAGAAATACATTCTGGAAAGAAATCCGGTATGTATAAAATTGTAAAGAAATAA
- a CDS encoding BlaI/MecI/CopY family transcriptional regulator, with translation MKLSNAEEDLMNYIWELKTAFMKDLLEAYPEPKPAKTTVATLLKRMTDKGVIAYHTYGKSRQYYPLIKKKDYFSTHVKGLIKNFFNDSASQFASFFTQETDLTKEELEDLKALIDNEIKKK, from the coding sequence ATGAAGCTCTCCAATGCCGAAGAAGATTTAATGAATTATATCTGGGAACTCAAAACAGCATTTATGAAAGATTTGTTGGAGGCCTACCCAGAACCAAAACCTGCAAAGACAACTGTCGCTACTTTACTAAAACGAATGACCGACAAAGGTGTCATTGCGTATCATACCTACGGTAAGTCACGTCAATATTATCCTTTAATTAAAAAGAAAGACTACTTCTCTACACACGTAAAAGGACTTATAAAGAACTTTTTTAATGACAGCGCCTCTCAATTCGCTTCCTTTTTCACTCAGGAAACCGACTTGACCAAGGAAGAATTGGAAGATTTAAAAGCGCTTATAGATAACGAAATCAAAAAGAAATAA